The following nucleotide sequence is from Gymnodinialimonas sp. 202GB13-11.
GGGACCATGTCGCACACAGAAGAATACTTCGACATCGAAGAGCTGCACCCGATCGATATTGTCGAGACGCTGGCCGCCCATCACGAGTGGGATTTCGACCGCATCGCCGACGATCAGATCGCCATGGCGATCGAGGGGCAATGGCGCACATACTCGATCACACTCGCCTGGTCGTCCTACGATGAAACCCTGCGGATGATCTGCACATTCGAGATGGAACCGCCGCAGGAAACGATGAACAAACTTTACGAGGCGCTCAACCTCGTAAACGATCGCTGTTGGGCGGGCGCGTTCACCTACTGGGCCGCGCAAAAACTCATGGTCTACCGCTACGGCCTTGTGCTGGCGGGCGATCAACTGGCCTCCCCCGATCAAATCGCGTGCATGGTGGAAACCGCCGTGCTCGCGGCCGAGCGTTACTATCCTGCATTCCAACTGGCCATGTGGTCGGACAAAACGCCCGAAGAGGCGATGGATGTGGCGATTTCCGAAGGCTACGGGCGGGCCTGAGGCGATGAACGGCCTCTCCCTTCTGGTGGCGGTCGGTGCGGTGCTGTTTCTGGGAACGCTGGTTGTTATTGTACTCAGCTACACAAGTCCCGAGACGTTGCCGGACATGCTGACCCGAACCGGGCGGGGTGTTTCGCAAACCTACACTTGGATGGCGGGCGGGGCCGCTCTTGGCCTCGCAATCGGATGGGCGATCAAACGTCTGAGATAAACCGAGGGGCAACGACCTTTCATACAGGCAAAAAGGGTCGCGCTTGGCGCGGCCCTTTCGCGTTCTTAGTAGCACAGGCATGTCACAGAGTGTTGCATCCGTGTCAGTGCCTCGGGCTTGCGGGATTCCGCGGGCTGGTCTTCCAAGCCTGTGGATGTTTTTTTGCCCGTCTAGCTGTTGCCGGGGGGAGGCAGAGATGGATCTATCTCAGATCAACGCGCGCGGGCTGGTGATGCTCGGTTGCGGCAAGATGGGCTCGGCCATGCTGCAAGGCTGGCTTGCGGGCGGTCTGCGCGCCGATGCGGTTTATGTGATCGACCCAAACCCGTCAGACTGGGTGCAGAGTTCTGGCGTGCAGATCAACGCGGACCTTCCCGAAAACCCAGCTGTTCTGATGATCGCCGTGAAGCCCCAGATGATGGAAGAAGCGTTGCCGCAAGCCGCCCGCTTTGGCGGTGGCGAAACGCTGATCCTGTCGGTTGCGGCGGGCACTCCGATCCAGACCTATGAACGCGCCTTTGGCGAGAGCACGCGCGTTGTGCGGTCGATGCCCAATACGCCTGCGGCAGTGGGCAAAGGGATCACAGCGATTGTCGGCAATGCAGATGCTACGGCAGAGGATCTGGATCTGGCCGAGAATATGCTGTCGACCATTGGTCAGGTTGTCCGTCTGACGACAGAGGCGCAGATTGACGCTGTTACCGGCATCTCTGGCTCTGGTCCCGCCTATATTTTCTACATGATCGATACACTGGCGGCCGCTGCGCGGGCCGAGGGCTTGCCGGAAGACATGGCCATGCAACTGGCGAAGGCGACCGTAGCAGGCGCAGGCGTTCTGGCGGAAGAGGCCGACGAAACGCCGGAACAACTCCGCAT
It contains:
- a CDS encoding YbjN domain-containing protein, which produces MSHTEEYFDIEELHPIDIVETLAAHHEWDFDRIADDQIAMAIEGQWRTYSITLAWSSYDETLRMICTFEMEPPQETMNKLYEALNLVNDRCWAGAFTYWAAQKLMVYRYGLVLAGDQLASPDQIACMVETAVLAAERYYPAFQLAMWSDKTPEEAMDVAISEGYGRA
- the proC gene encoding pyrroline-5-carboxylate reductase, which produces MDLSQINARGLVMLGCGKMGSAMLQGWLAGGLRADAVYVIDPNPSDWVQSSGVQINADLPENPAVLMIAVKPQMMEEALPQAARFGGGETLILSVAAGTPIQTYERAFGESTRVVRSMPNTPAAVGKGITAIVGNADATAEDLDLAENMLSTIGQVVRLTTEAQIDAVTGISGSGPAYIFYMIDTLAAAARAEGLPEDMAMQLAKATVAGAGVLAEEADETPEQLRINVTSPNGTTQAGLEVLMGENGLAPLMRRTVAAATARSRELRK